One genomic segment of Deltaproteobacteria bacterium includes these proteins:
- the rplM gene encoding 50S ribosomal protein L13, whose protein sequence is MKTFSAKKEEIERKWYLVDASGKVLGRLASRLAMVLRGKTKPIYTPHVDTGDYVVVINAEKILLTGRKMENKVYYRHSGYPGGLKSTTARALLDTKPEKLLKKAVKGMLPKNPLGRKMFKKLKVYKGPDHPHQAQQPQPLET, encoded by the coding sequence ATGAAGACCTTTAGTGCAAAGAAAGAGGAGATCGAAAGAAAGTGGTACCTTGTCGACGCTTCGGGCAAGGTTCTGGGCCGCCTGGCCAGCCGTCTGGCAATGGTGCTGAGGGGGAAGACCAAGCCTATCTACACTCCCCATGTGGATACCGGTGACTACGTGGTGGTGATAAACGCCGAGAAGATCCTGCTTACCGGCAGGAAGATGGAGAACAAGGTCTACTATCGGCACTCAGGGTATCCCGGAGGCTTGAAGTCGACCACTGCCAGGGCGCTCCTCGACACCAAGCCAGAGAAGCTGCTCAAGAAAGCGGTGAAGGGCATGCTTCCGAAGAATCCTCTCGGCAGAAAGATGTTCAAGAAACTCAAGGTCTACAAGGGACCGGACCATCCCCATCAGGCTCAGCAGCCTCAACCCCTGGAGACGTGA
- the secF gene encoding protein translocase subunit SecF produces the protein MEFIKPGINIDFVGYRKYAILLSGALILVSILSLVVHGGPNLGVDFRGGTLVQLKVPPGVGIARIREGLEAIGIRGAEVQRFGDPRDNEYIIRVEMAETGLESLSDRIRAGLEKRFGSQTVEIRRVEMVGPKAGKELTDKALFALFFAILFIAVYISGRFEMKWMPSALMALSIGIPSYLLREIIGLSYLIILAVLITLALCVMLRFRYALGAVVALIHDVIITVGAFSLTNKEFTLPIVAALLTIIGYSLNDTIVVFDRIRENLKKLRRRALGQIVNTSINETLSRTTLTSLTTLLVVVVLFLIGGGVIHDFAFALLVGVIVGTYSSIFVASPILLFMEKKGGTGRRRSKR, from the coding sequence GGGATATAGGAAGTACGCCATACTGCTCTCGGGGGCTCTGATCCTTGTGAGCATCCTCTCCCTCGTCGTTCATGGGGGGCCGAATCTCGGCGTCGATTTCAGAGGAGGGACCCTGGTCCAGCTCAAAGTCCCACCCGGGGTCGGTATAGCCAGGATCAGAGAGGGGCTCGAGGCGATCGGGATCAGAGGAGCAGAGGTCCAGCGGTTCGGCGATCCGAGAGACAACGAGTATATCATCAGAGTTGAGATGGCCGAGACAGGCCTGGAAAGTCTCTCGGACCGGATCAGAGCAGGTCTCGAGAAGAGATTCGGCTCCCAGACCGTAGAGATCCGCCGGGTCGAAATGGTGGGCCCGAAGGCAGGAAAGGAGTTGACGGACAAGGCCCTGTTCGCCCTGTTTTTTGCCATCCTCTTCATCGCGGTCTATATTTCAGGCCGTTTCGAAATGAAGTGGATGCCGAGTGCCCTGATGGCCCTGTCCATAGGGATCCCTTCCTATCTTCTGAGGGAGATAATCGGATTGTCCTATCTCATAATCCTGGCTGTGCTGATTACTCTCGCTCTGTGCGTGATGCTCAGGTTTCGTTACGCCCTCGGGGCGGTGGTTGCCCTGATTCACGACGTGATAATCACCGTGGGAGCATTCTCCCTGACGAACAAAGAATTCACCCTTCCCATCGTGGCGGCGCTGTTGACCATCATCGGTTACTCGCTGAACGACACGATAGTTGTCTTCGATAGAATCAGGGAAAATCTGAAGAAGCTGAGAAGACGGGCGTTGGGGCAGATAGTCAACACAAGCATCAACGAGACCCTCAGTCGGACTACCCTTACCTCCCTGACCACGTTACTGGTCGTTGTGGTGCTTTTCCTCATCGGGGGTGGGGTTATTCATGATTTCGCCTTCGCCCTTCTGGTAGGAGTTATCGTGGGTACCTATTCGTCGATCTTTGTGGCGAGCCCCATTCTCCTCTTCATGGAAAAGAAGGGGGGTACGGGCCGCCGCCGGTCGAAGCGATAA